The proteins below are encoded in one region of Bacteroidota bacterium:
- a CDS encoding ThiF family adenylyltransferase, translating to MESTITQINNRQTKLIPDFSNAIAIVAGLGGIGSWVALDLALIGVGSIFIFDNDKVEASNLNRTLFKESQIGKHKTKAVKELISERRKDCIVLGFEQFFEADMLGKFEGVEYFFDCTDTLRLKDSLYEFKIKQRMDKELKEKAEKNKNKRLKRNYSVTQSAPYLNHVPGMTNNGDEVQAPVIEFPQYVKLGYDGFEGTICLNDFDSGRWGTDSRYRFTPSFFGTPQLLSAAAVIEMLIVKNKSVQTKTVNVKTLLNQ from the coding sequence ATGGAAAGTACAATAACACAAATCAACAACAGGCAAACCAAGCTCATTCCGGATTTCAGTAATGCAATTGCAATTGTTGCAGGGCTTGGAGGAATAGGAAGTTGGGTAGCTCTTGACCTGGCATTAATTGGAGTAGGCTCCATATTTATATTCGATAATGATAAAGTTGAAGCTTCCAATCTCAACAGAACATTATTTAAAGAATCACAAATCGGAAAACATAAAACAAAAGCAGTTAAGGAGTTAATTTCTGAGCGCAGAAAAGACTGTATCGTTTTAGGATTTGAACAGTTCTTTGAAGCTGATATGCTGGGTAAGTTCGAAGGAGTAGAATACTTCTTTGACTGTACGGATACATTACGGTTGAAAGACTCATTGTATGAGTTCAAAATCAAACAGAGAATGGATAAAGAACTTAAAGAGAAAGCTGAAAAGAATAAAAACAAAAGATTGAAAAGAAATTATTCTGTTACTCAATCAGCTCCTTATCTGAATCATGTTCCAGGTATGACGAATAATGGTGACGAAGTTCAAGCTCCGGTGATTGAGTTTCCACAGTATGTGAAGCTCGGATATGACGGTTTTGAAGGAACAATATGCCTGAACGATTTTGATTCAGGAAGATGGGGCACAGACTCTAGATATAGATTTACTCCTTCGTTCTTTGGAACACCTCAGCTCCTGAGCGCAGCTGCTGTAATTGAAATGCTGATTGTTAAGAATAAGTCAGTTCAGACTAAGACAGTGAATGTGAAAACGCTGCTTAATCAATAA
- a CDS encoding DUF2958 domain-containing protein: protein MKLFTKEIEAKAQEQYPKGSDLESQVIVAKFFNPTGAGTWYFMNQDPNDPEYCWGICHIFEWEIGSFSKSELENYKGRMSLGIERDLHFTEVNAKELWEKLNKN from the coding sequence ATGAAACTTTTCACTAAAGAAATAGAAGCAAAAGCTCAAGAGCAATATCCGAAAGGAAGTGACCTGGAGTCACAGGTAATTGTTGCAAAATTCTTCAATCCAACCGGTGCAGGTACATGGTATTTTATGAATCAAGATCCGAACGATCCAGAATATTGCTGGGGAATTTGCCATATCTTCGAATGGGAGATAGGGAGCTTTTCAAAGAGTGAACTTGAAAATTATAAGGGCAGAATGAGTTTAGGAATTGAAAGAGATTTACACTTTACAGAAGTGAATGCGAAGGAGTTGTGGGAGAAGCTCAATAAGAATTAA